The nucleotide sequence GATCAGCACCTCCAAACGGTCGCTCAAAAGCCTCACCGCCATGTACAGCAGCAACCGCATGCTCAATGATTATATCCGTCAGTTTTATCTGCGGGCCGCGCGCAGGCGCAACATGCTGCGCGATAACAACTGGGCGGCCTGCCGCGCGCTGGCGGCCTGGCAAAACAGCTTGCCTGGCCGATTCGCCACGGTGAAGGTCGACGCGCTGACCATCAGCGGCATTGAAGACAATACCATGATCTGCGGCGAACCCGTAAGCGTGCAGCTGCGTATGCACCTTGGCGAGATGCAGGCGCAGGAAGTACTGGTGCAGCTGGTTATCGGGCAGGCCCTGCCCAACGGCAGCTTCCGCGACAAACCAGAAATCCTCCGCCTTGAACCGCGTAACGGCGAGGTCGAAACAGGCGGCATGCGCTACGTGGCGAGCTATATTCCCTCGTTCAGCGGCCACTACCGTTACGGCGTGCGTATCATGCCCGTGCACCCCGCGCAGGCGACGCCGCTCGAGACAGACCAGATCCTCTGGGCTTAACGCCCTGCGCTGTCGGCGCAAGCATATAATATAACCTGACGCGCTCCGTATCTCTCTGGTACGGGGCGCGGCTTTTTTGCAGGGCAGTGGGCAGGGTGGGGCAATGTGGTATGGGACAAGGGGAAATGATGGCGCATGGAGGTTGGCAAGGCGTAGTTGCATTGCCAATGCGTGACGTATTGTTTAAGCTTTATAATTGCATCCATCACAGGTGCGTCCTTTTTTGCGCGGGGCACCACAAACCTTGGGGGAAAATATGCCTTGTGGTTGCACGCTTTCAGCCCGGAGGCTTTTTGCGCCCAGATTCACCCGGCTGACGATCGCACTTTGTCTGGTCTGTCTGTTGCTCACGGCCTGTGCTGGCAAAAAAACTCACGAGGCAGACAGCATCCGCGGCATAGTGGCTGAACTGGCTGCCAAAAAGGCCGCTTTGCCCGAGGTGCCCGGTCTATCTGTAGCCGTGCTGCGCCATGGGCAGGATACCCCCGTGTGCGCTGCCTTTGGCAAGGCCGCTCTCGAAAACCCCACGCCCATGACCACAGCCTCGCGGTTTAAAATCGGTTCAATCACCAAGGTATTTACGGCAACGCTGGTCCATCGTCTCATTGAGGACGGCAAACTGAGCTACGAGACGCCCATCAGCGAGTTTTTCCCCGCATATCCTGGCGGCAAGGCCATCACGGTACGCAACCTGCTGGAGCATACTTCGGGTATTCCTGAAATGCTCGCTCTGGCGGAGGTACAGCAGAACCTTGCCCGATACTGGTCGCCGGAGGATCTTATTGCCATGACAGCAAAGCAGCCGCCGCTGTTTAGCCCCGGCACGCGGCAGATGTATTGCAATACTGGCTTCGTCATGCTTGCCGTGATTACCGAAAAAATTACGGGCCGTACCTATGCTGAACAGGTGCGCGAGGTTTTTGTGGACAAGCTGGGTATGAAGTCGTTGCTGGTGGGAGTAGACGGGGCGGTTGTTCCCCGTATGGCCAGTGGTTATTGCGGCAGTGGCGATGCCCTGCAGTTGCCCATCGCGGCCAGCGTTGCCATTGCTATGGGTACTGGCAATCTTGAAGCCTCGCCAAAGGATATGGTGCGCCTGGTCAACCTTGATAGCGTTCTGAAAGACAACGTCCTGGAATTACTGCCGCTCAGGCCGCTGGTTTTGCCTGATGGCAAGGAGGCGGCGGTAACCGCAAAGAGCAATCACTACCTCGGCAGCGAACTCGACGGTTGCACGCTTTTTTTGTTCAACGAACCCAAGATAGACCTGATCGGCAAGCTTGGCACGTTCCCAGGTTTCGGCAATGTATTTTTTTATGATCGGCAGA is from Desulfovibrio desulfuricans and encodes:
- a CDS encoding serine hydrolase domain-containing protein; its protein translation is MAELAAKKAALPEVPGLSVAVLRHGQDTPVCAAFGKAALENPTPMTTASRFKIGSITKVFTATLVHRLIEDGKLSYETPISEFFPAYPGGKAITVRNLLEHTSGIPEMLALAEVQQNLARYWSPEDLIAMTAKQPPLFSPGTRQMYCNTGFVMLAVITEKITGRTYAEQVREVFVDKLGMKSLLVGVDGAVVPRMASGYCGSGDALQLPIAASVAIAMGTGNLEASPKDMVRLVNLDSVLKDNVLELLPLRPLVLPDGKEAAVTAKSNHYLGSELDGCTLFLFNEPKIDLIGKLGTFPGFGNVFFYDRQTGYAAAISVNNERAVSHAIALGAEILNAIRLRGVSGIK